The sequence CTCTACATCAAGGAGTTAATCTCCGGTGACAAAGGGCGCACGAAGCCCTCTGTTACTGACCTGCTTGGAAAGAAAGCGTGGTGCGAAAGGCTGGACGTGCTCAACATTCTCGACTGAAGGCAAGGGCAAAGTTTTATAAATTGATCGAAGAGGCTTTTAGTGATTCCTAGGGGGTTAGTCCTAAGTCTAAACGGAGCGAAAAGGTTCCCCCTCTGAAAAGATTAGGTCTCTAAGTTGTCCTGTTGGACGATATCTGCATACTGAAGTCGTTGAGAGGTGGTTGGAATGGTTAAGAAGGCGCACAGCTTCAGGAAGAAGACCCGCGGGAAGCTCAGCAAGCACCCGAGGAGAAGGGGCCTTCCCCCGCTTACCAGGTTCCTCCAGGAGTTCGAGGTCGGGCAGAGGGTTCATATTGTCATAGAGCCGAGCTACCACAGGGGCATGCCCGACCCGAGGTTCCACGGAAGGACCGGGACCGTCGTCGGTAAGCGCGGTGATGCCTACATCGTCGAGATAAGGGACGGCGGTAAGGTTAAGACCTTCTTCATACACCCGGTCCACCTCAGGCCTCAGAAGGGATGAGCATGATCGGGCGGAAAAAGCTTGAAGAGCGCTACATCACCCTTGCAGAGGCCAGGGAGCTCCTTGAAAGGCGCAGAGCTGAGGGAATGGAAGACAACCCAGAGGAGCCAATGTTCTACGAGGCAAGGGTCAGCCTTGAGCACGCGGAGCGCTTTGCAAAGCTGAAGCCAGAGCAGGCAGTTGAGCTCAAGGAGAAGCTAACGGAGCTCTTTGACTGGATTGACGAGAGGATAGCTGCCAAGCTCGTCGACCTCCTCCCTGAGGACTACTTTGACATCAGGGTTATCTTTGCAAAAGAGGAGTACATGCCTACCCCCGAGGAGGCCGAGGAAATCATCAACCTGATAGACCAGTACAGGCCCCTCGACTGACTCTTCTCTTTTTCCTCACAAAGTATAAAAACTTCGGGAGAGTAGATTTCTGGGGGAGAGAAGATGGACTACACGAGACGTCATTCCTATCGGGAAAGCCTCCAGAAAAAGAGGCACAACAAGGAGTACGAGGAGTACGCCTACGTGCTCGATTACCTCCCAGAGGGCTATACCGACCTGAAAACTGGCAGACGAACGGGTAAGCCCGTTGCTCAAGTCATAGGGGAGAGGGCATTCACGCTCCTTGAAGTCACCCCTAAGACGGATTTAATGCTCTATGAGAGGGTCTTCATAGGCAAAGGGAACCGCGACAAGGTTCTCATGATAAACAAGAAGATAAGCTATGACGATTTAACAGCGACGGCCAAAGCGGAACTCCCGTACGTTGTTAAAGAGATCATTAAGAACAACGAAGAGCGCTTCGTGAAGTTCTTTAACATGGCCCCCCCGATAACAAACAGGCTCCACAGCTTGGAGCTCCTGCCCGGCATAGGCAAGAAGCTGATGTGGGAGATCCTCGAAGAGAGGCAAAAAGAGCCCTTCAAGAGTTTCGAAGACCTAAAATCAAGGGTTAAGGGTCTTCACGACCCCTGTGACATGATAGCCAGAAGGGTAATCGAAGAACTTCAGGGCAAGGATAGGTACAGACTCTTTGTGGGCTCAAGGAGGCTCTTCAGAGAATGAGAGATCGTCTCTTCTCCATTATTTACAAATACAACCTCCACCCAAATAAAAATCTTGGGCAGAACTTCTTGATAGTGCCAGATATAATTGAGAGGAACGTTGAAAGGGCGGAGCTTA is a genomic window of Thermococcus guaymasensis DSM 11113 containing:
- a CDS encoding 50S ribosomal protein L21e, whose amino-acid sequence is MVKKAHSFRKKTRGKLSKHPRRRGLPPLTRFLQEFEVGQRVHIVIEPSYHRGMPDPRFHGRTGTVVGKRGDAYIVEIRDGGKVKTFFIHPVHLRPQKG
- a CDS encoding RNA polymerase Rpb4 family protein, which encodes MIGRKKLEERYITLAEARELLERRRAEGMEDNPEEPMFYEARVSLEHAERFAKLKPEQAVELKEKLTELFDWIDERIAAKLVDLLPEDYFDIRVIFAKEEYMPTPEEAEEIINLIDQYRPLD
- a CDS encoding DUF655 domain-containing protein, which codes for MDYTRRHSYRESLQKKRHNKEYEEYAYVLDYLPEGYTDLKTGRRTGKPVAQVIGERAFTLLEVTPKTDLMLYERVFIGKGNRDKVLMINKKISYDDLTATAKAELPYVVKEIIKNNEERFVKFFNMAPPITNRLHSLELLPGIGKKLMWEILEERQKEPFKSFEDLKSRVKGLHDPCDMIARRVIEELQGKDRYRLFVGSRRLFRE